In one Inquilinus sp. Marseille-Q2685 genomic region, the following are encoded:
- the cobN gene encoding cobaltochelatase subunit CobN, whose product MQAGNLAPVDALVAALKARGLNPLPVFVSSLKDAVSAELVADAFARHKPAVILNATSFAVSSPGGPAQPTPFDAADCPVLQMVFAGGAEAAWRDGTRGLSAQDLAMNVALTEIDGRVLTRAVSFKSEARWDPLTECTVVSYRPVPDRIGFVADLAAAWARLRRTPPAERRVALVLANYPNRDGRLGNGVGLDTPAGTVEVLQALTAAGYRVEDPPADATALMARVSAGPTNALADRADRSGGVSYPLAEYRAHFDSLPEAVRTAVTDRWGAPESDPFVEGDAFRLAVHRFGNVVIGVQPARGYNIDPQATYHDPDLVPPHGYLAFYAWLRQGFGAQAIVHMGKHGNLEWLPGKALALSRECFPEVAFGPVPHLYPFIVNDPGEGTQAKRRAAAVIIDHLTPPLTRAESYGPLKDLEALVDEYYEAAGMDPRRLKHLRDRILDLARSTGLDRDCGVAADSDSDSALAQIDNHLCELKEMQIRDGLHIFGRSPQGDQRTDLLVALTRVPRGTGQGGDASLIRALATDLGLGFDPLDCRFGDAWAGPRPALLGPETGWRTHGDTVERLEGLARDLVAGARTLESDWAATAAVLGEIEATVAPSVDRSGAAEIDGLLRGLAGRFVPPGSSGAPTRGRLDVLPTGRNFYSVDSRTVPTPAAWHLGWKSASLLVERHRQEHGDWPRSMALSAWGTSNMRTGGDDIAQALALLGVQPRWDPASRRVTGFEVMPEGVLGRPRVDVTLRVSGFFRDAFPSQIDLFDSAVRAVAALDEPEEANPLAARVRAETAALVEGGMPEAEARRRAGFRVFGSKPGAYGAGLQALIDERLWRDEADLGRAYLEWGGWAYGDGAEGAAAHDLFARRLEKVEAVVHNQDNREHDLLDSDDYYQFEGGLAAAIHHLSGARPAVWHNDHSRPERPVIRTLREEIARVVRARVVNPKWIRGVMRHGYKGAFEMAATVDYLFAFAATTDAVADHQFDLVYDAMLGDPEVRAFLEQANPAAAREIAERLQEALDRGLWQPRANAVTHELDLMTKEPHS is encoded by the coding sequence GTGCAGGCCGGGAACCTGGCGCCGGTCGATGCGCTTGTCGCGGCCCTCAAGGCCCGCGGCCTGAACCCGCTGCCGGTCTTCGTCTCCAGCCTCAAGGACGCGGTCTCGGCCGAGCTCGTGGCCGACGCCTTCGCCCGCCACAAGCCGGCGGTGATCCTGAACGCCACCAGCTTTGCCGTCTCCAGCCCCGGCGGCCCGGCCCAGCCGACGCCCTTCGACGCGGCGGACTGCCCGGTGCTGCAGATGGTGTTCGCCGGCGGCGCCGAGGCGGCGTGGCGCGACGGCACCCGCGGCCTGTCGGCGCAGGATCTGGCGATGAACGTCGCCCTGACCGAGATCGACGGCCGGGTGCTGACCCGCGCCGTGTCCTTCAAGTCCGAGGCGCGCTGGGATCCGCTGACCGAATGCACCGTGGTGTCCTACCGCCCGGTGCCGGACCGGATCGGCTTCGTCGCCGACCTGGCCGCCGCCTGGGCCCGGCTGCGCCGCACGCCGCCGGCGGAACGCCGGGTCGCGCTGGTCTTGGCCAACTACCCGAACCGCGACGGCCGCCTCGGCAACGGCGTCGGCCTCGACACCCCGGCCGGGACGGTCGAGGTGCTGCAGGCCCTCACCGCGGCCGGTTACCGGGTCGAGGATCCGCCGGCCGACGCCACCGCGCTGATGGCCCGCGTCTCCGCCGGTCCGACGAACGCGCTGGCGGACCGGGCCGATCGCTCCGGCGGCGTGTCCTATCCGCTGGCCGAGTACCGCGCTCACTTCGACAGCCTGCCCGAGGCCGTCCGGACCGCCGTGACCGACCGCTGGGGTGCGCCCGAATCCGATCCCTTCGTCGAGGGCGATGCCTTCCGCCTGGCGGTGCATCGCTTCGGCAACGTCGTCATCGGCGTGCAGCCGGCGCGGGGCTACAACATCGACCCGCAGGCGACCTATCACGACCCGGACCTGGTGCCGCCGCACGGCTACCTGGCGTTCTACGCCTGGCTGCGACAGGGATTCGGGGCCCAGGCCATCGTCCATATGGGCAAGCACGGCAACCTGGAATGGCTGCCGGGCAAGGCGCTGGCGCTGTCGCGGGAGTGCTTCCCCGAAGTAGCGTTCGGCCCCGTCCCGCATCTCTACCCCTTCATCGTCAACGACCCGGGCGAAGGCACCCAGGCCAAGCGCCGCGCCGCCGCCGTGATCATCGACCACCTGACGCCGCCGCTGACCCGGGCCGAGAGCTACGGCCCGCTGAAGGACCTGGAGGCGCTGGTCGACGAATACTACGAGGCCGCCGGCATGGACCCGCGCCGGCTCAAGCATCTGCGCGACCGCATCCTCGACCTCGCCCGGTCGACCGGCCTGGACCGCGACTGCGGCGTGGCGGCGGATTCCGATTCCGACTCCGCTTTGGCGCAGATCGACAACCACCTCTGCGAGCTGAAGGAGATGCAGATCCGCGACGGCCTGCACATCTTCGGCCGCTCGCCGCAGGGCGACCAGCGCACCGACCTGCTGGTGGCGCTGACCCGAGTGCCGCGCGGGACGGGGCAGGGCGGCGACGCTTCGCTGATCCGTGCCTTGGCGACGGATCTCGGCCTCGGCTTCGATCCGCTCGACTGCCGCTTTGGCGACGCCTGGGCCGGGCCGCGCCCGGCGCTGCTGGGGCCGGAGACGGGCTGGCGCACCCATGGCGACACGGTCGAGCGGCTGGAGGGATTGGCGCGAGACCTCGTCGCTGGCGCCCGGACGCTCGAATCCGACTGGGCCGCCACCGCCGCCGTCCTCGGCGAGATCGAGGCCACCGTCGCGCCCTCCGTCGACCGCTCCGGCGCCGCCGAGATCGACGGGCTGCTGCGCGGGCTGGCCGGGCGCTTCGTGCCGCCCGGCTCCTCCGGCGCGCCGACCCGCGGGCGGCTGGACGTGCTGCCGACCGGGCGCAACTTCTATTCGGTCGACAGCCGCACGGTGCCGACGCCGGCCGCCTGGCATCTCGGCTGGAAATCAGCCTCCCTCTTGGTTGAGCGGCACCGGCAGGAGCACGGCGACTGGCCGCGTTCGATGGCGCTCAGCGCCTGGGGCACCAGCAACATGCGCACCGGCGGCGACGACATCGCCCAGGCCCTGGCGCTGCTCGGCGTGCAGCCGCGCTGGGATCCCGCGTCCCGCCGCGTCACCGGCTTCGAGGTGATGCCGGAAGGCGTTCTGGGCCGGCCGCGGGTCGACGTGACCCTGCGCGTCTCCGGCTTCTTCCGCGACGCTTTCCCCAGTCAGATCGACCTGTTCGACAGCGCCGTCCGCGCCGTCGCCGCGCTGGACGAGCCGGAGGAGGCGAACCCGCTCGCCGCCCGCGTCCGGGCCGAGACGGCGGCGCTGGTCGAGGGCGGGATGCCCGAGGCCGAGGCCCGTCGCCGTGCCGGCTTCCGGGTCTTCGGCTCCAAGCCGGGAGCCTATGGCGCCGGCCTCCAGGCGCTGATCGACGAGAGGCTGTGGCGCGACGAGGCGGATCTCGGCCGCGCCTATCTGGAATGGGGCGGCTGGGCCTATGGCGACGGGGCCGAGGGTGCGGCGGCGCACGACCTGTTCGCCCGGCGACTGGAGAAGGTCGAAGCCGTCGTCCATAACCAGGACAACCGCGAGCACGACCTGCTCGATTCCGACGATTACTACCAGTTCGAGGGCGGGCTGGCGGCGGCGATCCACCATCTGTCCGGCGCCCGGCCGGCCGTGTGGCACAACGACCATTCGCGCCCCGAGCGGCCGGTGATCCGCACCCTGCGCGAGGAGATCGCCCGCGTCGTCCGCGCCCGGGTGGTGAACCCGAAATGGATCCGCGGCGTGATGCGCCACGGCTACAAGGGCGCCTTCGAGATGGCGGCGACGGTCGACTACCTGTTCGCCTTCGCCGCCACCACCGACGCGGTGGCCGACCACCAGTTCGACCTGGTCTACGACGCGATGCTCGGCGACCCCGAGGTGCGGGCCTTCCTGGAGCAGGCCAACCCGGCGGCGGCGCGCGAGATCGCGGAGCGGCTGCAGGAGGCGCTGGACCGCGGCCTGTGGCAGCCGCGCGCCAATGCCGTCACCCATGAGCTCGACCTGATGACGAAGGAGCCCCACTCATGA
- a CDS encoding cobyric acid synthase — protein MIQGTGSDVGKSLVVAGLCRVFARRGLRVRPFKPQNMSNNAAVTADGGEIGRAQALQARACGVDPTVHMNPVLLKPETETGAQVIVQGRRVATLKARDYAGRKPELLAAVLDSFARLSAEADLVLVEGAGSPAEVNLRAGDIANMGFAEAADLPVVLVADIHRGGVIASLVGTHAVIAPEEAARIRGFIVNRFRGDAALFADGMRIVESRTGWRGLGIVPHWPQAARLPAEDANALAEIETPRGRAITVAVPVLSRIANFDDLDPLRLEPDVAVRMVPPGEALPGDADLVLLPGSKSTIGDLAFLRAQGWDIDLAAHLRRGGRVLGLCAGFQMLGRRLHDPDGIDGPPGSADGLGLLDLETVMTPEKSLVAVVGTHLPTGTAIRGYEMHVGRTEGPALARPLLDLEGRADGAVSPDGRVAGCYVHGLFAADGFRAAFLAGLKPRVGEGLAYDAMVDATLDGLADHLERHLDIAALTRIAGLSG, from the coding sequence ATGATCCAGGGCACCGGCTCCGACGTCGGCAAGTCGCTGGTGGTCGCCGGGCTGTGCCGGGTCTTTGCCCGGCGCGGCCTGCGGGTGCGGCCGTTCAAGCCGCAGAACATGTCGAACAACGCCGCGGTGACGGCCGATGGCGGCGAGATCGGCCGGGCCCAGGCGCTGCAGGCGCGGGCCTGCGGCGTCGACCCGACCGTGCACATGAACCCGGTGCTGCTGAAGCCGGAGACCGAGACCGGCGCCCAGGTGATCGTCCAGGGCCGCCGCGTCGCCACGCTGAAGGCCCGCGACTATGCCGGCCGCAAGCCCGAGCTGCTGGCGGCGGTGCTGGACAGCTTCGCCCGGCTGTCGGCCGAAGCCGACCTGGTGCTGGTGGAGGGCGCCGGCAGCCCGGCCGAGGTCAATCTCCGCGCCGGCGACATCGCCAATATGGGCTTCGCCGAGGCGGCGGACCTGCCGGTGGTGCTGGTCGCCGACATCCACCGCGGCGGCGTCATCGCCAGCCTGGTCGGCACCCATGCGGTGATCGCGCCGGAAGAGGCGGCGCGGATCCGCGGCTTCATCGTCAACCGCTTCCGCGGCGACGCCGCCCTGTTCGCCGATGGCATGCGGATCGTCGAGAGCCGCACCGGCTGGCGCGGCCTTGGCATCGTGCCGCATTGGCCGCAGGCCGCCCGCCTGCCGGCCGAGGACGCCAACGCCCTGGCCGAGATCGAGACGCCGCGCGGCCGGGCGATCACCGTCGCCGTGCCCGTGCTGTCGCGCATCGCCAATTTCGACGACCTCGACCCGTTGCGGCTGGAGCCCGACGTGGCGGTGCGGATGGTGCCGCCGGGCGAGGCGCTGCCGGGCGACGCCGACCTGGTGCTGTTGCCGGGGTCGAAATCGACCATCGGCGACCTGGCCTTCCTGCGCGCCCAGGGCTGGGACATCGACCTCGCCGCCCATCTCCGTCGCGGCGGCCGGGTGCTGGGTCTGTGCGCCGGCTTCCAAATGCTCGGCCGCCGCCTGCACGACCCGGATGGCATTGACGGCCCGCCGGGCTCGGCCGACGGGCTCGGCCTGCTCGACCTCGAGACGGTGATGACGCCGGAGAAAAGCCTGGTCGCCGTCGTCGGCACGCATCTGCCGACCGGCACGGCGATCCGCGGCTACGAGATGCATGTCGGCCGCACCGAAGGCCCGGCCCTGGCCCGGCCGCTGCTTGATCTGGAGGGACGGGCGGATGGCGCGGTCTCGCCCGACGGCCGCGTCGCCGGCTGCTACGTCCACGGCCTGTTCGCCGCCGACGGCTTCCGCGCCGCCTTCCTGGCCGGCCTCAAGCCGCGCGTGGGGGAGGGGCTGGCCTATGACGCCATGGTGGACGCCACGCTGGACGGCTTGGCCGACCATCTGGAACGGCATCTGGACATCGCGGCGCTGACCCGGATCGCGGGGTTGTCTGGATAA
- the cobO gene encoding cob(I)yrinic acid a,c-diamide adenosyltransferase, with protein MNTEGMTEDEINARHAEKMAKKKAVRDRMLAGKTIERGLLIVHTGKGKGKSTAAFGMVLRSIGHGFRTGVVQFVKGRWDTGERHVLERFPELVTIAAMGEGFTWETQDRERDIAAARAAWDAAKAMIRDPSYRLVLLDELNIVLRYDYLPVEEVVAFLRDEKPADTHVIVTGRNAKDELIEIADLVTEMTLIKHPFRDGVKAQAGIEF; from the coding sequence ATGAACACCGAGGGCATGACCGAGGACGAGATCAACGCCCGCCACGCCGAGAAGATGGCGAAGAAGAAGGCGGTGCGCGACCGGATGCTGGCCGGCAAGACCATCGAGAGGGGCCTGCTGATCGTCCACACCGGCAAGGGCAAGGGCAAGTCGACGGCGGCGTTCGGCATGGTGCTGCGCTCGATCGGCCACGGCTTCCGCACCGGGGTGGTGCAGTTCGTCAAGGGCCGCTGGGACACCGGCGAGCGTCATGTGCTGGAGCGGTTCCCGGAGTTGGTCACCATCGCCGCGATGGGCGAGGGCTTCACCTGGGAGACGCAGGACCGCGAGCGCGACATCGCCGCCGCCCGCGCCGCCTGGGACGCCGCCAAGGCGATGATCCGCGACCCGTCCTATCGCCTGGTGCTGCTGGACGAGCTGAACATCGTGCTGCGCTACGACTACCTGCCGGTCGAGGAGGTGGTGGCCTTCCTGCGCGACGAGAAGCCGGCGGACACGCATGTCATCGTCACCGGCCGCAACGCCAAGGACGAGTTGATCGAGATCGCCGATCTGGTCACCGAGATGACGCTTATCAAGCACCCGTTTCGCGATGGCGTGAAGGCCCAGGCCGGGATCGAGTTCTGA